The bacterium genome contains the following window.
AAAATTATTAAAGATTTGTTTTATGGATTTAATTTTGATAAAGATTTTTTTTCTGTTGTTAGCAAAAGATTTTCTTTATCTTGTGATCTGAAAAAACATTATATTAAAGTTTTATGTTTGGATGAGGGGAATGAAGAAGATGACGATTGAGAATTCAGATTTAGTAGATATTTTACTAATGACAAATGAAAATTGGAAGGAAATAAAATATTTTAAGAAAACTGAAAAATGGGGAAATCCTTTAAAAGTGCATAAACTTTTAATTTATGGGTTGGATGCCCTTAGAAATTACATTGGGTTTCCAATAGGAATTAATTGTGCGTATGAAAAAGGAGGGCATACTGATGATTCATACCATTATAGTGGCATGGCTGTAGATATTTATTGTAAAAAATTAAATGTTGTGGATTTTTATTTAGCCGCAAGTAGATTTGATGTATTCAATGGTATTGGTGTTTATCCACATTGGAATAATCCGGGACTGCACCTGGATATACGTCCTTTAGCTAAAAAATTCGATTACGATTCTAGATGGATGTGTATACATGTTATTGAGAAAAAAAATGATAAGACAATAATTAAAAAAGAATATATTTCGTTAAGTTTTGACAATATTAAAAAATATTGTCTTTGAAAAATAATATAATTGAAAGGTGATATATGGATGAGGTTTTTTCTATTATTTTTATTTTTGATGCAATGTGTTTTACATTCGAGCAATTCCAAAGAAATAGAGTCTCATAATTTTGATTCTATGTCTAGAATTGCAATGGATAAATTTAAAATTGAATACATAAATATACGAGCAATAAATAAATCAATCAATAAATATTCAAAATTATATAATATTCCAAAATCTTTGGTATATGCTGTGATTGAAAGAGAAAGTAGTTTCAATCATAAACTGATATCGAAATCAGAATGTGTTGGGTTGATGCAGATTAATTATAAAGTATGGAAAAAAGAATTAAATATTCCATCTGTTGAATACTTGCATAATATTGAAAATAATATCAAATGTGGATGCTATATATTAAATAAATATTTTAAAATGACGGGAGATTATGGATTGGCATTGCAGAGATATTTTGGGTTAAGTAAAAAAGCCCACAAATATTCAATATCAGTTTTAAAAATTCAAGAAAGATATTTAGGAGATAAAAATGAGAGTAATTAAGTGGACGTTTATATTTTTATTGGGCATTGGGATTGGTTATCATTATTTGTATAGGAATGTTTGGAAATTATTTCATAGAGAATAAATGAATTGTGAATTATTAATCAATTTATAGTGGAGATGTGACCGAGTTGGACTATGGTGCTTGTTTTGAAAACAAGTGGGTGTAAAAGCCCCGTGGGTTCGAATCCTACCATCTCCGCCAAAATCAATATAAAAAAATAGAAAAAGGTGAATAGGAATGTCAATAATAAAACAAGTTGTAATTGGCGATACTATATATCAATTGACTTTAATAGAGTGTGATTATGATGAAAATAAAAATTTATATGAGAAGTGGAAAATTTGCAAATTTAACTTGAATGAGATTTGCTAATATTGAGGAGAAGGAAAAATGAACGGAGTTGATTTTAATGAAACCGTAGAAATAATACGGGAAAATATAAATTATATGGTTTCATTGCTTCCAGATAAGAATGTTAAGAGCATAAAAAACACTTTTTATACCAATGGGTATACGATGAAAAGTATAGTCTATGATCTCGGTTTGATTTATAAAAGATTTGGGGAGGATGTTTCCGGGATATGGTATATGTATTCTGATATAAATTTAATCAGAAGAGGAGATATTAAGAAAGCCAAAAATGTTGAAAAGAATATTGCCGATAAATTATGAAACAAAACCATGGACAAGCTGCAGAGGACTGATTATAAATAAAGTAATACAAGAATTAATTGATTATGATCCTTCTAATCCGCATGAAAACCCATCACTATATTCATCTAATAAAACAATAAAATTAAAAGAAATAAAAATATATGATTCCCCGAGTAAAGATATTGGACCAGTTGATGGTAAAGAGATAAGCAATGAATATCTGTTTATAAATGAAAATTCTAATATTGTTCCTGTTGATATTTTAGAAGTCGAAAAATATAATAAACCAAAAAGTGCATCTAATAAAAGAGAAATCATGAATATAACTAGGCACAGTATAACTTACAAAACGAAAAATGGAACAATAGTTACTGAATTTGTCTAAGAATTTAAAAGGAGTACATATGTCTGAACCGAGCTATAAAGATTTTTATGATAATTCAAACCCATTATTAGAAAAATTCAAGGATATAGCACCATCATCTTTTAAACACTGTAACAACGTTGCAAATTTTTGTGATTCAATAGCAGGAGAACTTCCGGATGATATCGTGAATAAAGATAGACTAAGATGTTCTGCTATATTTCATGATGTTGGGAAAATATTTAATCCAAAATACTTTTGTGAAAATTTAGTTGGAGAAGAAGAAAATCCACATGACAAAATGGATCCATATTTATCATATCAAATTATATCTAGGCATGTTTCTGATGGGGCTGCATTATTATTGGAATGGAATTTTCCATTGGATGTTATAAAAAATGTATTGCATCATCACGGAAGCTGTGTCATTCATTATTTCTATTGTAAATCTAAATCAACGGATGAGGATGTATATCGTTATAAATTTTCATCACCACCAACAGTTGAAAGCGCGATATTGATGATTTGTGATGTGGTAGAATCAACAGCTAGATCATTGTATATTAGAAACGAATTAAATGATGAAGAGACAAAAGTAAAATTAGTCTCGGATACAATAGAAAAATTAACAGATGATGGTCAGATAGATAAATTAGAATTGGGAATTGTGAGAGTTGTTAGGAGAATTTTACCAAAAGAATTATCATCAATATACCACAAGAGAGTGGAATACCCAGAGGAAAAGAAAAGTAAAAAAAATAATTAAACAAGGAGTCCAATGCTAAATATGATTAATATTTTTAAAGATGTATTAAAAATATTCAAGTTCTGGATAGTAAATGCATTTGATGAATCCGCTGGTGAGGATTTTAATAATGTAGTTCAGGAAACTTTGTTATCACCATTAGTCCCATGTGGATTTTTCTTGGATAAAACTAGAATTAATAATACTATAGAATTTTTAAAAAATAGAAAGTTGTATGTTAAATCTATATGGTTAAATTTTAATTTTGGTGCATTTAGCAGGTATATGACCGAATGTGAATTTTTAGAAATATTAAACAAAAATTTAAGTGGAAATAAAAATATAAAAAATCTAAAAATTGTATGTAATGTTGACCCGCTTGCAACTGATTTGTGTGATAAATTTGAAAATAAATGTCTTTGTACTTTCACGTTAAAAAATAAGTTTGTTAAATTATTTTATGATGATAATTATATATTGACATCTATATTTTATAATTCATTAATTCCATTAAAAACTCGTAAATACCAAATATTTTTTAATAAAATAGTTGAGAAAATTTATATGGATATGAAAACAAAAATTTACAATAAATTAAAACTAGATGATTTGAAATCTAAAAAGTTTGAACCGATCTTGAAAAAAATAGAAAACTTTTCAGATATCTATAAAGATCGCCCATACTTGAGATGGGTTATTTTAGTTCATGGTGAACCAGGAACTGGCAAGTCGTGGATATTTGAAAACATATCATTATTTCTATCAAACAGATTTATTGCAAAAGATAATTCTATAAATACTGAAATGAAACCATTGATGTTAAAAAATTATAATAACGGAGAAGACAACAGACAACAAAATAAAAATACGCGTTCCAATAAAAAAATATCAGAGTTTAATGATATTGACTCAGTTCAAGGACCACTAAAATCTAATTATTTAAAGAAATATTTAAAAATTCAAATAGTAGATGAATTTGATAAATATGTTGGAAACTATATTGAAGATGACACAATAAACCAGGAAAAATCTTATACTGTAAGTGAATTTAAAAGAATATTGGATAATGAAAATGGTTTGATAATTTTAATAACAAATCACAAAGATAAAATTGATCCCTCTGTTATCAGAGATGGAAGGGTGAACGAGGTTATTGAAATAAATGGGCAGTTTTATTCTCCAGAAGAAAAAGAAAAAATATTTGGATATTATAAAAAAGAATATGAATTGCCAGATGATTTTAAATTAAGTAAGTCACAATTAAAAAATATTAATATAGCTTCAATTGAATCTACATGTAAAAATAAGATGTTAGAAATTGGATATAGGGAGTTTGATAAAAAAATTTATGATAAATAAATTTAGAGATCAATATGCTTTTCTTTCCAATTTCTTTCCATGTAGAATAATACACGATGGAATATTTTATCCTTCAGTGGAACATGCATATCAAGCTCAAAAAACAATGGATAAAAAAGAGCAATATCATATCGCAACATTAAAAACACCCATGGAAGCAAAAACATATGGAAAACATTTGATAATGCGAGATGATTGGGAAATTGTAAAACTAGACATTATGGAAAGATTATTAATTGTAAAATTCAAAGCACCATGCCTAAGAAAAATGTTACTAAATACTAAAGACAAAGAATTAATAGAAGGAAATTATTGGAAAGATACATATTGGGGTGTAGATTTAAAAACTAATAAAGGTGAAAATAATTTAGGGAAATTATTAATGAAAATTAGAGAATTTTATGGGAGAATGACATGAATAAAAAAATTCCCAATTATCTAAACTATGATATTATCAAACATCTTGGGGATTGTCACTGTAGGTGTCAAATATGTGGGGAAACGCAGGTTATCAAAATAATGAATTGTATATATGAAGATGAGTGTTTTAAATATTATGCAGTATATAAATGTGGACATTCTAAAAGGTGGATTTCTAGTATTTCGTGTCTTGAAAAATATAAAATATTATTCACAATAAAAGCAATTAAAAGATGATGGGAGTTTAAGATGGATAAGTTATCAAAGAATTATTTGGATTATGATTTGAAAAAACATCTAGAAGATCAGGGTCATTCTGCATGTAGAACATGTGGAGAAAAAAAAGTTTACAAAATAATTAATGGTGAATATATCGGACCAAATAAATATGACATGAATTCCGATAAATTTCATTTTACTGCTGTATATGTTTGTGGACATTCTCAACAGTGGTATACCTCAATTCATAGTCTTGAAAATTATTATATAACAAGATTCACCATAAAAATAATTAAAAAATGAAGCAGAGGTGCTTATGTTTTTTAAATGTAAATGTGGGTTTTATTCCACATATTTTAATGTCTTAAGAAACTACAATATATTTATAAACGAAGATAAGGTAATAACAATTACATGTCCAAAATGTTTTAAAAATATTCCAATTACTTTTTCGTATTCTAAAAAAAATAAAAAGGAGTTAATCTGTGGCTAAAAAATCTCTTTCTACCGAAATAACGGATATGTTTCGTGGTGTCCAGAATTATGACAGATTTGATAGAAATATCGAAGAATACAGCGGAGAATTGAATAGAATTATGGATATTATGTATAATATTCGGTCAATGAGATCATCATCAACATCAAGGATTTCTCATTTAAATAATTATATAAACGAAATGACAAATGAAGAAGTAGTTGGTAATCGAGAACAAACAGAATACAATAAAAAAATATTAGAAAAAACTCTTATATTTTTTAAATTTTTGAAAGGTGAAAAAATAGGAACAAAACATCTTCCAAATGATAATATTTCTGATTTAGATGAGTATTGTAAAAATGAATTGGAAACTAAAGCATCTGGAAGAAAAACAAAATATCTTGAAGGAAGAGAAGATTTTGCATCCGAGGTTTTAGAGATATTAGAAACTCAAAAGGAAAAAACCAATAAAGGGAAAGGGAAGTAAATCATGCCTTCTGATTATAAGTCAATGCAGGAAATGTCAGGAATAGTGGAATTCATACATAAGGATTTTATAACTAATAATTCAGGTTCAAAGCCATATCTCAATATTCATTATAATTTAGAATCATTAAAATTAATATTGTCGTGCTTATTAAATGGAAGTTCTTTAGATTATACAAAAAATAAAATTGAATCTGCTTTTAAATGTGGGTCCGATGAAATTCCATTTAAGGTAACAGATTTTCTTCCAATCATAAAAGCAATACTGGCTCTAAATAAAAACTCAGGATTGAAACCTAATGACAATATCAAGGATATCGAAGTCTATTGTAAAAATGAATTAGATATAATTGATAGTAATGGAAAAGCAATAGAAAAACAGGAAAATGCAGATAAGAGTGAATATTTAAAGGGAAGAGAAGATGTTGCTAGTGAGATACTTGAAATAATTGAGGAAAGCAAGGAAACGGAAAATAAAGAAGAGAATAAAGTACCAGTTAAACCAGCTGGTAAACCAAGTGGAGGAATTTAAAATATGATAAGAAAAATTAAGGATATTAGAATACATGATATTTTTGAAATAAAAACAGATAAAACTAATGGATCATATCGCGTTGCTAAGATGTATGATGGTGGAATGGTGTTATTAAAGTTGGTAGATAAAAAGTTAAAGAATTTAACGAGAAAAGTAATTCTAACCACATATAATAAGATTAAAGACTTTAAAAAAGTTTCTAAATATAATATTAGGAAATTTGATATTTAAATTTTGGGAACAAAAATAAAGGATTGTTTTGAGAATTGGAGGAAACAATGTTTTTTAAAAATGCTAGTATTCTTTTCATGGTTTTCATTTTCTCTTTCTTTTGCTTTGCAACTGAAGAAGTCGCTGTGATTTCTGATACTGGAACTTTACAGGCAATTGGAGTATTTCTCACATTGTTCATGCAAACATTTGGAAGTGCAATTTCTGTGTTATTGGTGTTTCTAGTTTATAAACTTTTTAAGAAATATGGATTGGATTATACTGGATCGGTCGATTATTTAGCAAGGACCGCAGTCTCGCGTGCATGTTCGTGGGTTGAAGTCTGGGCTGCCAAACAATCGTCAAAACCAACATCAGAAGAAAAATATAAGAAAGCAGTTGAGAAAGCATTTGAAATTGCAGAAAAATTAGGAATCCTTGATTATATCAAAAAGCACGTGGATACATTAATTGAATCTCATCTTTTTGAATATGAAGAGTTGACGTTAGTAAAAAAAAACTAAGTAGCAAAATAGTTTTATCAAAAGAAGATAAATTATTAGTATTAAAAATTATTGAGAGAGCAACGTTGTTTATCCTTAGTGAAAATTTAGATCCCAATAACAAAGATCACTTGTGGTATTATGCCAATGCTAAATATATTATTGGCGAATTTAAGAAATATTTAAATGAAGAAATTACAAACAAAAATATATTCTATCATAATTTAAGAAGATTTTTTACAATAACTTATGTGTTTTTTAAGAATAAAAATGAGGATCTCGCTAACTTATTCAGCGAGATCCTCAAATATTATACAGGCAAAAAATAATTTTTTTTGTCTTAAAAATAGTTGGAGGATAATTGTCTAAAATATTTTATCCAGAATTAGATCAAATATTAACTGAATTTCATGATGATATATTTTTTTATGATCCAGATAATATACTTCAAGGAAATTTAGATAATAGTTCTCTGACAACTATGAATATTTTTAGATTAATATTTGGAAATGTATTCATTGGTGATTCAGTTATACATACCTTTAGATATGAAAGTGGAAAGGATATATATCCCCCAACAGTGAATTATAGGGTTAATATGTTTAAACCAAGTGAGGTTAGATATAAAGACGATGGAGTCTATTCGATTAATCCATTCAATTTTAATCAGGTTGATATTGATTTATTAGATCAATTTAGAAAATTTAGACAAACTGATCCGACTTTCACGTTGGCTGGAATAGACTTTTCTTCTCTAACCGAAACCGGAAAAAACATTTATAATATTTTATATTATCTGGATAATGGTGTATTTTATTTTGATCCAATTGTAATGGTGAATAATGATTTATTGGCATATATCACTAGACTTCACTCATTACATTTAAAACTAAAAAATACTAGTTTATTAAATACAACTTTTATAACTAGTAACGAGCAAATAAATCAGCCAGAACCAGGGCCACAACCAGTTGGTCCACCACCATATCCGTGATAAAATAATAGTATGGAGTGTGTAGTATGTACAAATTCTTTGAATGTTTTAAGTATGCTGTATTAACTTGTCTAGGAATTGTAATTGGAATGATTGGAATTGAAATACTATTTAAATTAGAGGAGTTTATTAGATGCAAAATGTTTTTCTCAATCTCATCGAGGAAAAAGTAAAAGAAGAAAAAGAAAGATTTAGAGTAAGGGAAGAAGAGATAAAAAAAGAAATTTGTAGTTATAATATTAAAAAGGAGGATGGATGTGGCAAACTATCTTAAAATATTGCATCCGGAACTGGTGGAAGATAGCGTGGACGATCTTGAAGAATTTAAAAAAATTAAAAAAATATTTCAATATAAAGAAATAAGGGAAGATCAAAATTAATTATTTGGAGGAACATCATGAAAATTTCTTTTACGAAGACCGAGATCGATTTCTTTGCTGAAAGTTTAAAAAGAGAAGTTATTGGGGAGACTTTGCATATGATGGAAAGTTCTGATATTATTAATATTCTCAATGTTGATAATAAAGTTTGTTTAACAAAATTTTTCAAACATCTTAAAGAAAGTTCTGAATCCAAAAAACCAGAAGGAACTGTTGCAAGTGAGATGTCTAAAATGCATGATGAATTAAAAAAGAATGAAGACAATAAAGAAAAACAGAAAGAAATTAAATCTCGTTATATGAAGAGAATTAATAAAATTAGAATGTCAAAAGGCAAGAAAAAATAACTATTTGAAAGGGGATATATATGAGATGGAAAGTCTTGGAAGACACATAGTTGTCGATGTAATTAATTGTGATAAAGATATTTTGAATGATGCTAATTTTCTAAAAGAAACCATAGAACTGTCTGCAATAAAAGCAAATGCAACAGTTCTAAATATTGAATCTAGAACTTTTCAACCACAAGGTGTTACTGTTTATTGTTTGCTTGAAGAATCTCACATATCCATTCATACGTGGCCAGAACACGGTGTTGCTCTTATAGATGCTTTTACATGTGGAAGTAAATGTAAACCAGAAGACGCCATAGAATATATTATGGATAAAATAAAAGGAATATCTGAGAATTATATTTATTTGAAAAGAGGAATTGGGCATAATGAATTGGGAGAGGAAAAAATATGAAAAACTTTTTTATAGAATTCGCTTTGAAACTATTAGAATCTAAGATAGAATTATTTGATTATATTGAACATAATAAAGTTAATTTTGTTTTGACTAAACCAGCATACAAAGAAGAAAAGTTAAAAGAAGCAGAAGATAAACTCGGATTTAAAATATATTGTATGCTCAGAAAAGTATTATTGACATATGGTGATTTATATGATAAAACAACTGGCGGTGGACTATTGCCTTTATTTTCTGATGTGGAAGGAAAAGATATTATAAGCAATACCATTGAATTTCATAAGAATTATAATTTTGCAAAAAAAGAAAATCTTCTTCTTATTGCAAAGACAAATAAAAATGAAGGTGGCAATCCAGTTTTATTATCTCCGAATGGGAAGGTGTTCATGTTTGATATGAGGGATATGGATGACAAATATCATTCTCTCAGGTATACTTATAAAGATGAAGATCTAAAAGAAATTGGAAAATTTGATGATTATATGCTATCAGATGTTTTTAGATCTAAAATTTCACCTTCAATATCAAAAAAATAAATAATTGTTTTTTACCAAACAAAATAAAAAATATTAATACATCTGTTTGGGAGGGCTTAAATATGATTTCATTCGATATAGCTAAGAGTGTGTTATCAAAAATTTATAATTATAAACCATCAGAAAATGTATCATATAAAAATGTTCTTAAAAGATCAATATTTGGTATATTAATCCCGGATTTTGTAATAGATGCTAGTGTTATAGATGCCACGGTAGATGTGTTAAAATATAAAAAAATATATATGGATAGTCTAATGTCCGGTGATTTATATTTACCAGAAGGTTGGCATTGTACTGTGGATCTAGATGAAACGGTCAACAAAATGGAAAATTTCTTAAAATATAAATGCAGAGGAATAAAATATCTAAAAAAAGTATATAATAATAATAAAATATTTTCTGAAAAAAATGAAAAAATTATAGATGGGAATAGCGAGTTGAATAAACACAATTATTTTAAAATTGCTAATTTGGATAGGAAATCGGTTTTTACATTCAAAATAAAAAATACATGGTGTAATGTTATATTTGATTTTCCAGCATTATGTATTAAATATTATTTTAATGAATTTGAATATACCAAGTGTTCAGATATTTATATTGATATAAGAAGATTAAGCATGGCCCTGGCACGTATTATTAGAAATGAATATAGAAAAAAAACTGAAATAATGAATCTTTTACCAAAGAAATTTGTATCTACATTAAAAAGAATTGAAAGTTTGGGAAAATTAGTAGATAAATATAAAGATATGCGTTGGGTTATTCTTGTTCATGGAGAACCGGGAACTGGAAAAACGTGGTTATTTAAAAATCTTCCAATTTTTACAGA
Protein-coding sequences here:
- a CDS encoding DUF882 domain-containing protein; the encoded protein is MKKMTIENSDLVDILLMTNENWKEIKYFKKTEKWGNPLKVHKLLIYGLDALRNYIGFPIGINCAYEKGGHTDDSYHYSGMAVDIYCKKLNVVDFYLAASRFDVFNGIGVYPHWNNPGLHLDIRPLAKKFDYDSRWMCIHVIEKKNDKTIIKKEYISLSFDNIKKYCL
- a CDS encoding transglycosylase SLT domain-containing protein; the protein is MDKFKIEYINIRAINKSINKYSKLYNIPKSLVYAVIERESSFNHKLISKSECVGLMQINYKVWKKELNIPSVEYLHNIENNIKCGCYILNKYFKMTGDYGLALQRYFGLSKKAHKYSISVLKIQERYLGDKNESN
- a CDS encoding HD domain-containing protein — its product is MSEPSYKDFYDNSNPLLEKFKDIAPSSFKHCNNVANFCDSIAGELPDDIVNKDRLRCSAIFHDVGKIFNPKYFCENLVGEEENPHDKMDPYLSYQIISRHVSDGAALLLEWNFPLDVIKNVLHHHGSCVIHYFYCKSKSTDEDVYRYKFSSPPTVESAILMICDVVESTARSLYIRNELNDEETKVKLVSDTIEKLTDDGQIDKLELGIVRVVRRILPKELSSIYHKRVEYPEEKKSKKNN
- a CDS encoding ATP-binding protein, which gives rise to MLNMINIFKDVLKIFKFWIVNAFDESAGEDFNNVVQETLLSPLVPCGFFLDKTRINNTIEFLKNRKLYVKSIWLNFNFGAFSRYMTECEFLEILNKNLSGNKNIKNLKIVCNVDPLATDLCDKFENKCLCTFTLKNKFVKLFYDDNYILTSIFYNSLIPLKTRKYQIFFNKIVEKIYMDMKTKIYNKLKLDDLKSKKFEPILKKIENFSDIYKDRPYLRWVILVHGEPGTGKSWIFENISLFLSNRFIAKDNSINTEMKPLMLKNYNNGEDNRQQNKNTRSNKKISEFNDIDSVQGPLKSNYLKKYLKIQIVDEFDKYVGNYIEDDTINQEKSYTVSEFKRILDNENGLIILITNHKDKIDPSVIRDGRVNEVIEINGQFYSPEEKEKIFGYYKKEYELPDDFKLSKSQLKNINIASIESTCKNKMLEIGYREFDKKIYDK
- a CDS encoding NADAR family protein, which translates into the protein MINKFRDQYAFLSNFFPCRIIHDGIFYPSVEHAYQAQKTMDKKEQYHIATLKTPMEAKTYGKHLIMRDDWEIVKLDIMERLLIVKFKAPCLRKMLLNTKDKELIEGNYWKDTYWGVDLKTNKGENNLGKLLMKIREFYGRMT
- the speD gene encoding adenosylmethionine decarboxylase — translated: MESLGRHIVVDVINCDKDILNDANFLKETIELSAIKANATVLNIESRTFQPQGVTVYCLLEESHISIHTWPEHGVALIDAFTCGSKCKPEDAIEYIMDKIKGISENYIYLKRGIGHNELGEEKI
- a CDS encoding AAA family ATPase; its protein translation is MISFDIAKSVLSKIYNYKPSENVSYKNVLKRSIFGILIPDFVIDASVIDATVDVLKYKKIYMDSLMSGDLYLPEGWHCTVDLDETVNKMENFLKYKCRGIKYLKKVYNNNKIFSEKNEKIIDGNSELNKHNYFKIANLDRKSVFTFKIKNTWCNVIFDFPALCIKYYFNEFEYTKCSDIYIDIRRLSMALARIIRNEYRKKTEIMNLLPKKFVSTLKRIESLGKLVDKYKDMRWVILVHGEPGTGKTWLFKNLPIFTDKIKLVEAYGMSNSMKEIRKKLYDKNSDNNKSLPNEIIFGTDNNKLTSGINEVGYDVFDEFDMYVGNYTTEKSIETDKSFLVNMFKEILDKTTGLVILITNHKDKIDPSVIRDGRVNEVIDFDKNFYDLEEKKNIVKYYSKQYNINDFKISNKELNNMLISSIESRCKKEMLDRGFKEIN